From the Teredinibacter turnerae T7901 genome, one window contains:
- a CDS encoding phosphatidylglycerophosphatase A has product MADPTLQQLLREPRMLLAFGFGSGLSPVVPGTMGTLVGLPAIWLLALLPLPITLIVITLAAILGVYLCDYSSRQLGVHDHKGIVWDEFVGVWITFLAVPLTWPAVVAGFVIFRFFDMVKPWPICVADRKVHGGFGIMFDDLLAGLAALGTMQTLIYFSIL; this is encoded by the coding sequence TTGGCTGATCCAACGTTGCAGCAATTGTTGCGCGAACCTCGAATGCTGTTGGCGTTTGGGTTCGGTTCCGGGCTTTCTCCGGTTGTACCGGGCACCATGGGCACTTTGGTTGGTTTGCCGGCAATTTGGTTGTTGGCCCTGCTGCCACTGCCGATCACGCTCATCGTTATTACTCTGGCGGCAATACTCGGGGTGTATCTGTGCGATTACAGCTCGCGCCAACTGGGTGTACACGACCACAAAGGTATAGTCTGGGACGAGTTTGTCGGAGTGTGGATAACATTTTTAGCTGTGCCGCTTACCTGGCCTGCGGTGGTGGCAGGGTTCGTGATATTCCGATTTTTCGATATGGTAAAACCCTGGCCTATCTGCGTGGCCGACCGCAAGGTTCACGGTGGTTTTGGCATTATGTTTGACGATTTACTCGCAGGTTTGGCAGCCCTGGGAACCATGCAAACGCTGATATACTTCAGCATTCTTTAA
- the thiL gene encoding thiamine-phosphate kinase, translated as MSLGEFDLIRDYFARAQDAPGVALGIGDDCALLEIPPSEQLAVSVDTLVADVHFPADAEPYLVAERALCVSLSDLAAMGAQPRWITLCLTLPAFDEAWLAGFSAGLFSRTKAYGCSLVGGDTTRGPLAISVQVMGTVPVGQALRRKGAQVGDGIYVSGPLGDGAAALALVRGELETTPSESAYLRERYFQPEPCFGWGHALRGIANAAIDVSDGLVQDLGHICSSSGVAGLVYLERLPFSAAVNRLDTTARYQAALAGGDDYQLCFTVPAARQSALEELELTAFRIGDVVAGSGVRCQLNGADYPISKTGYQHFG; from the coding sequence ATGTCTCTCGGCGAGTTCGACCTTATTCGCGACTATTTCGCCCGCGCTCAGGATGCCCCGGGTGTAGCCCTGGGGATCGGTGACGACTGCGCACTTCTCGAAATTCCCCCTTCAGAACAGCTGGCTGTCTCGGTTGATACGCTGGTAGCCGATGTACATTTTCCGGCGGATGCTGAGCCGTACCTGGTCGCAGAGCGCGCGCTTTGTGTCTCGCTCAGTGATTTGGCGGCGATGGGCGCCCAACCGCGTTGGATTACCCTGTGCCTCACCTTGCCAGCCTTTGATGAAGCGTGGCTCGCCGGGTTTAGCGCAGGCCTGTTCTCTCGCACCAAGGCTTATGGCTGCTCACTTGTGGGCGGTGACACCACGCGTGGGCCACTCGCAATCAGTGTGCAGGTGATGGGCACGGTTCCAGTGGGGCAGGCATTGCGGCGCAAAGGCGCGCAAGTGGGTGACGGCATTTACGTTTCTGGTCCTCTGGGTGACGGCGCAGCAGCGCTGGCACTTGTGCGTGGCGAGCTCGAGACAACACCTTCAGAGAGTGCCTATTTGCGCGAAAGATACTTCCAGCCCGAACCCTGTTTTGGCTGGGGACACGCATTGCGCGGTATTGCCAATGCGGCGATTGATGTATCGGATGGGTTGGTTCAGGACCTGGGCCACATTTGTTCATCGAGTGGTGTCGCCGGTTTGGTTTATCTGGAACGTCTGCCGTTTTCCGCCGCCGTTAACCGGTTGGATACTACAGCCAGGTACCAGGCGGCACTCGCTGGTGGCGATGACTATCAGTTGTGTTTCACAGTGCCAGCAGCGCGTCAATCCGCTCTCGAAGAGCTTGAATTGACTGCGTTTCGAATTGGTGACGTTGTTGCGGGTAGCGGTGTTCGCTGCCAGCTTAACGGCGCTGACTACCCAATATCAAAAACAGGTTATCAACATTTTGGCTGA
- the ribA gene encoding GTP cyclohydrolase II, with translation MAIEYVESSKLPTAWGMFEMHGFTDSETDKEHLVLSMGDLAGDEPVLVRIHSECLTGDALFSLRCDCGAQLQAAMHRISIEGRGAIFYLRQEGRGIGLVNKIRAYHLQDKGADTVEANEALGFGADMRDYSMLKPMFEKMGISRVKLMTNNPRKIDALIGLGIDIAERLPHETGRNPHNSHYLETKRGKLGHLLEGDSE, from the coding sequence GTGGCAATAGAGTATGTAGAGTCTTCGAAACTTCCCACGGCGTGGGGTATGTTCGAAATGCACGGGTTCACCGACAGCGAAACGGATAAAGAGCATTTGGTATTATCGATGGGCGATTTGGCTGGGGATGAGCCAGTGTTGGTGCGCATCCACTCTGAATGTCTCACCGGTGACGCGCTCTTTTCTTTGCGTTGTGATTGTGGGGCTCAACTGCAAGCAGCGATGCATCGGATATCCATTGAAGGCCGCGGCGCTATTTTTTATTTGCGCCAGGAAGGGCGTGGGATCGGCTTAGTTAATAAGATCCGGGCCTACCACCTACAGGATAAAGGTGCCGATACTGTAGAGGCGAATGAGGCCCTTGGTTTCGGCGCGGACATGCGCGACTATTCAATGCTTAAGCCGATGTTCGAAAAGATGGGGATTAGTCGGGTTAAACTCATGACCAATAATCCGCGTAAAATCGATGCTCTCATAGGGTTGGGAATTGATATTGCCGAGCGGCTCCCCCATGAAACAGGTCGTAATCCCCACAACAGTCACTACCTGGAGACAAAGCGCGGCAAGTTAGGACATCTGCTCGAAGGGGATTCCGAATAG
- a CDS encoding retropepsin-like aspartic protease family protein: MTKRICTMLWVLVATMSFSARAQQIEVKGLFNGSALLVIDGQQRLLKAGKTSPEGVKLITSNSKYADVEIGGERQRLTLSRRVGGTYKPPEITEVRLPSGRHGHYWSQGRINGRSTQFMVDTGASSVAMSSVEARRLGIDYKSGSRGWVSTAGGNKQAYRVTLASVSLGMITLNGVEASIIEGNSPREVLLGNSFLRRVDMKVEQGVLVLTARQ; this comes from the coding sequence GTGACAAAACGGATTTGTACGATGCTGTGGGTGCTGGTCGCGACGATGAGTTTTTCCGCCCGCGCTCAACAAATTGAAGTTAAGGGGCTGTTTAACGGCAGTGCTTTACTGGTGATTGACGGCCAGCAGCGTCTGCTCAAAGCGGGTAAAACGAGCCCTGAGGGCGTTAAGCTGATTACGTCCAACAGTAAATATGCGGACGTTGAAATAGGCGGCGAGCGGCAGCGATTAACTCTGTCGCGAAGAGTGGGCGGCACCTACAAGCCACCGGAGATAACGGAAGTCCGACTTCCCAGCGGTCGTCATGGGCATTATTGGTCCCAGGGACGTATTAACGGGCGATCCACGCAATTTATGGTGGATACAGGCGCAAGCTCTGTGGCAATGAGCTCGGTAGAAGCTCGGCGCCTGGGTATTGATTACAAAAGTGGTTCGCGCGGCTGGGTTTCGACCGCTGGCGGAAACAAGCAAGCGTACAGAGTGACATTAGCCAGTGTCTCGCTTGGCATGATTACGCTTAACGGTGTCGAGGCATCGATTATTGAGGGGAATTCGCCGCGAGAAGTGTTACTGGGCAACAGTTTTTTACGACGTGTAGATATGAAAGTGGAGCAGGGTGTACTTGTGCTTACTGCGCGTCAGTGA
- the nusB gene encoding transcription antitermination factor NusB has protein sequence MKVTAATRSRARHFAMQAIYQWQMNGNPLHVIEAEFHTDNDMSKVDTEYFHELFHGVAADKSALDACFLPHLKSLPLEKLDPVTLALLRQATFELKNRVDVPYKVVINEAVNLAKKFGAEDSHKFVNGVLDKVAADLRALEFNAARS, from the coding sequence ATGAAAGTAACAGCTGCGACGCGCAGTCGTGCCCGCCATTTCGCTATGCAGGCGATTTACCAGTGGCAGATGAACGGTAACCCGCTGCACGTAATCGAAGCGGAATTCCACACCGACAACGATATGTCCAAAGTGGATACCGAGTATTTTCATGAGCTGTTCCACGGGGTAGCCGCTGATAAATCGGCATTGGACGCGTGTTTCCTGCCGCATCTGAAATCCTTGCCGCTGGAAAAGCTCGACCCGGTGACGCTGGCGCTCTTACGCCAGGCCACTTTCGAACTTAAAAACCGCGTTGATGTGCCTTACAAAGTGGTTATTAACGAAGCGGTTAACCTGGCAAAAAAATTCGGCGCAGAAGATAGCCATAAGTTCGTCAACGGTGTGTTAGACAAAGTGGCGGCTGATTTGCGCGCGCTGGAATTTAACGCCGCCCGATCCTGA
- a CDS encoding cellulase family glycosylhydrolase, protein MKLRLNYFALAFGALMLTGCGGSGLAGSSDDVDPLTPEIEDEFVPSGPQPSENAKVITSSDGSLYDVSGKPILLRGVNLQYADNPSSRLAGVASIRDVGSNVVRLMLSTSTSAAELAAALDSAVANDLVVMLSLDNADTIACQDDADYLIDTATQLWLTDWVSVLAQDKYQSHLMVNIANEWGPMNIFNANSIGYDEYIDTYKILVRRFRDAGFKFPLVIDAPHCGRDFSAFLGGRGRELLASDTQENIVLAAHAFGSRWNSRDEISYAAGQLAKEKLPFVISEFGGSGVYGDGSIDHKELMNVAQGETALAVDLPWFGTDDTVTYGHTFDSPLDFSQGSGMDFEIYVPANYQADGKLMLQAVLIDSNGKKATRIFGTAAQLIPETWTEVNVQIAGTEDLHSIEDGFMLDSVLKVGFQVSANGKSPEVVGAIQFDNLKVGLADGGNSDAIYSANFDSGLSGWGYNYGAGSSASVSLQDGALALLAPWSASSTSTQIGYPGIVNNSPAVDLTQPMTLSVDVFIPEEYAAETGMNMQFFFNGYGWNGYAGVGYTTISAFTPGEWNTLSVQVTSLANDSGSISGGFPVDQPPQQVGIEVGGITSAKTQPLLFDNFSIVPPPEAQVVTLYESNFEYNDGWNYSFGLGDASSVTVTDGALAVLPPWENYDPAVQNNRQIALAYTSAASLRPSIDFSQTMTLRMDIFVPESYRDTGMNVQFWFGANDYSGFAAIGFRSAANGLLFGEWQTMEVTFDSVTNPPFGYISEGFITDRPPRQVGVQITDVKTPQSEPILIDNFTLERVGGPAVPSNVVLDIPFSTQAEVDAFQVLDFGGSSFTESVLNDAKSLGYALDPFGWIAWSWIGSTEGEGDTVGILDLSTEVDSATSLTGRGEEIIYGDDGIANTGDDVSF, encoded by the coding sequence ATGAAATTAAGGTTAAATTATTTCGCCCTGGCCTTCGGCGCATTGATGCTGACAGGTTGTGGCGGTTCTGGCCTCGCGGGCAGCTCGGACGATGTCGATCCGCTGACGCCAGAGATTGAAGACGAGTTTGTACCGAGTGGTCCACAACCGTCAGAAAATGCCAAAGTGATTACCTCTAGCGATGGCAGCCTCTACGACGTAAGTGGTAAACCCATTCTGCTGCGCGGCGTTAACCTGCAGTACGCAGATAACCCGAGCAGCCGCCTTGCCGGTGTTGCCTCGATCCGCGACGTGGGTTCAAACGTCGTGCGTTTGATGCTGAGTACCAGCACATCGGCCGCCGAACTGGCCGCAGCGTTGGATTCAGCGGTCGCCAACGACTTGGTAGTTATGTTGTCGCTGGATAACGCCGACACCATTGCCTGCCAGGACGACGCCGACTACCTGATCGATACCGCAACCCAGCTCTGGCTGACCGACTGGGTTAGCGTGCTGGCGCAGGATAAGTATCAGTCGCACCTGATGGTGAATATCGCCAACGAATGGGGACCGATGAATATCTTCAACGCCAACAGTATTGGCTACGACGAATACATCGATACCTATAAAATCCTGGTTCGCCGCTTCCGCGACGCAGGCTTCAAATTTCCACTGGTAATCGACGCACCACACTGTGGACGTGACTTTAGCGCCTTCCTCGGCGGTCGCGGACGTGAACTGCTTGCCTCCGACACCCAGGAAAACATCGTTCTTGCAGCACACGCTTTCGGCAGCCGTTGGAATAGTCGTGATGAAATCAGCTACGCAGCGGGCCAGCTGGCGAAAGAAAAGCTGCCGTTTGTCATTTCTGAGTTCGGTGGTTCCGGCGTTTATGGCGACGGTTCAATTGATCACAAAGAACTGATGAACGTCGCACAGGGCGAAACCGCTCTGGCGGTCGATCTGCCCTGGTTTGGCACGGACGATACCGTGACCTACGGCCACACTTTCGACTCTCCACTCGACTTCTCGCAGGGCTCGGGTATGGATTTCGAAATCTATGTACCTGCCAACTACCAGGCTGACGGCAAGCTGATGCTGCAAGCTGTGCTGATCGACAGCAATGGTAAAAAAGCAACACGCATATTTGGCACTGCGGCGCAATTGATTCCAGAAACCTGGACGGAAGTGAACGTACAGATCGCAGGCACGGAAGATCTGCACAGTATCGAAGATGGTTTTATGCTGGACAGCGTGCTGAAAGTTGGCTTCCAGGTGTCTGCAAACGGCAAATCACCTGAAGTCGTAGGCGCAATTCAGTTTGATAACCTGAAAGTGGGCCTTGCTGATGGCGGCAACAGCGACGCGATCTATAGCGCCAATTTTGACTCGGGGCTTAGTGGCTGGGGTTACAACTATGGCGCCGGAAGCAGCGCAAGTGTCAGTCTACAAGACGGTGCCCTCGCGCTACTGGCGCCATGGAGCGCAAGCAGCACAAGCACTCAAATTGGCTATCCGGGTATAGTGAATAACTCACCGGCAGTTGACCTTACGCAACCAATGACACTCTCCGTGGATGTGTTCATTCCAGAAGAATACGCAGCCGAAACAGGCATGAATATGCAGTTCTTCTTTAATGGTTACGGCTGGAACGGATACGCGGGCGTGGGTTACACCACAATTTCAGCATTCACCCCCGGTGAATGGAATACGCTCTCAGTACAAGTTACCAGCCTGGCAAACGATTCCGGATCAATCTCCGGTGGGTTTCCAGTCGATCAACCGCCACAGCAGGTGGGTATCGAAGTTGGTGGAATCACGTCTGCCAAAACTCAACCGTTACTGTTCGATAATTTCAGCATCGTGCCGCCGCCCGAAGCGCAGGTTGTGACCCTGTACGAGTCCAACTTCGAGTACAACGATGGCTGGAATTACAGCTTCGGCTTAGGCGACGCAAGCTCTGTAACAGTGACTGATGGTGCGCTGGCCGTACTGCCACCCTGGGAAAACTACGATCCGGCAGTGCAGAACAACCGCCAGATTGCGCTTGCTTACACGTCTGCTGCGAGTCTTCGTCCGAGCATCGACTTCTCACAAACGATGACCTTGAGAATGGACATATTTGTGCCTGAGAGCTATCGCGACACAGGCATGAATGTCCAGTTCTGGTTTGGTGCCAATGACTACAGTGGCTTTGCGGCTATCGGCTTCCGCTCAGCAGCCAACGGCCTGCTTTTCGGGGAATGGCAAACCATGGAGGTCACTTTTGACAGCGTCACTAATCCACCGTTTGGCTATATCAGTGAAGGGTTCATTACTGATCGACCACCACGTCAGGTTGGTGTGCAGATCACTGACGTGAAAACGCCGCAGTCGGAGCCGATTCTTATCGATAACTTCACTCTTGAACGTGTCGGTGGGCCTGCGGTGCCGTCGAATGTTGTATTGGATATTCCATTCTCAACACAGGCAGAAGTCGACGCCTTCCAGGTGCTCGATTTCGGTGGCAGCAGCTTTACCGAGTCTGTACTGAACGATGCCAAGTCTCTGGGCTATGCCCTGGATCCATTTGGCTGGATTGCCTGGTCCTGGATCGGCAGTACTGAAGGTGAAGGCGATACTGTGGGTATTCTTGACCTCAGTACCGAAGTTGATTCTGCGACATCACTTACCGGTCGCGGCGAAGAAATCATCTACGGCGATGACGGTATCGCCAACACCGGCGACGACGTCAGCTTCTAA
- a CDS encoding EAL domain-containing response regulator, protein MGITVLVVDDSLTICQLLCAQLAELGVGTVDQCHSGEEALAMIVAHPDKYDCVFLDLHLGGMDGLELMHQLHNNHFSGGIVVISGLDRKIIDFTLEVVSNYNLRVLGSVPKPFDRALLSFMVRRISSYYPVHRRSDKLLPQQVVVDAIQNKQVLAYFQPKISSVDNSLIGIECLTRLQPPQGVVSPASFISVAENYKLIDSLTAATLNVALPAYREFCAQIGREVKLAINISPLQLYETNLHATLHELLQEHYIAVENIVLEITENHALRDDRQLKNLNRLRIHGYELSLDDYGAGYTSLRQIEKLPFNEIKLDAQLVNGIHNDKVLQTIVRSIRSITHQLKLTLVAEGVADSRDLLHMNDIGVDAYQGYLFCRPKPANELVRWHKAWQKSVANINQFSAS, encoded by the coding sequence ATGGGAATCACAGTATTAGTTGTGGACGACTCTCTCACCATCTGTCAGTTGCTCTGCGCGCAACTCGCAGAGCTTGGTGTCGGAACCGTCGATCAGTGCCATAGCGGGGAGGAAGCCCTCGCGATGATCGTCGCGCATCCCGATAAATACGACTGCGTTTTCCTCGACCTGCATCTGGGAGGCATGGACGGTCTAGAGCTGATGCACCAGCTCCACAATAACCATTTCAGTGGCGGTATCGTGGTGATTTCCGGCCTGGATAGAAAAATTATCGATTTCACCCTGGAGGTTGTCAGCAACTACAATCTACGCGTGCTCGGCTCAGTTCCGAAACCCTTCGATCGGGCACTATTGAGTTTTATGGTAAGACGCATAAGCAGTTATTATCCGGTACACCGCCGCAGCGACAAATTGTTGCCACAACAGGTAGTTGTAGACGCTATTCAGAATAAGCAAGTACTCGCCTACTTTCAGCCGAAAATCAGTAGCGTCGATAACAGTTTGATAGGAATTGAATGCCTGACCCGGTTACAACCCCCGCAGGGAGTGGTGTCGCCAGCCAGTTTTATTTCCGTGGCAGAGAATTACAAACTTATCGACAGTCTGACGGCAGCAACACTCAATGTAGCTCTGCCAGCGTATCGCGAGTTTTGCGCGCAAATCGGCCGCGAAGTAAAACTCGCAATCAATATTTCTCCACTGCAGCTCTACGAGACAAACTTGCATGCAACACTCCATGAGCTACTGCAAGAACACTATATCGCGGTGGAGAATATTGTCCTGGAAATCACCGAAAATCACGCATTGAGAGACGACCGCCAGTTAAAGAATCTAAACCGCCTGCGTATCCACGGATACGAATTATCGCTGGATGACTATGGTGCGGGCTATACGAGCTTACGGCAGATTGAAAAACTTCCGTTTAACGAGATTAAATTGGACGCGCAGCTTGTTAACGGCATCCATAACGACAAAGTGCTGCAGACAATCGTGCGCTCGATAAGAAGCATCACTCACCAACTCAAGCTGACACTTGTGGCCGAAGGCGTTGCGGATTCACGCGACCTTTTACATATGAACGACATCGGCGTCGACGCCTATCAGGGTTATTTGTTTTGCCGTCCCAAACCCGCAAATGAATTGGTACGCTGGCACAAGGCCTGGCAGAAGTCAGTGGCGAACATCAACCAGTTCAGCGCTTCCTGA
- a CDS encoding HD-GYP domain-containing protein: MMDVRLPQVNHYAKHLLAWKPFHPVTLTTDLAGKDGELLFSAGTEFDDGMAAQLKQYFPDQLLSEWVNVEGSFDGESLFSALRSFFYDDPVLQELYEKRYHAPLLAKFCERVCADRQLAQHLWILHLSAPRIFERALFGAWFMVALLARLGDEAELYDGFVAGLVHDLGLLYLDPQVLIEGHNSDSDLWRAFIQHPEVGAEVITWFDEVSAPVVRAVKEHHEELDGTGFPQGKLAKQLAPLGRYLQLLDSLHAVYTKYFRPRARTLADVTPIVQMNHLCKPGQPAAELILLLREGMASQSCSVPENLMPILIGQVRARHFYIKQFVAQADVFLEQNQLAIANARFFALHNLLEHIAMAMKQSGLINDGYIRWLDQVEKEQLVHAYKEVEDVFLMMQEILYHIRRFTLQLRRFSEIEEKERTKLTAIWAPNKTIPLVAPTPAEPSQSMHQSLLGFTGTKEPELPPELESLWLAQVRQLRKR; the protein is encoded by the coding sequence ATGATGGATGTAAGACTTCCACAGGTTAACCATTACGCAAAGCACCTGCTCGCCTGGAAACCATTTCACCCGGTAACCCTGACAACCGATCTAGCGGGGAAAGATGGCGAACTACTCTTCAGTGCGGGAACCGAATTTGATGACGGTATGGCTGCACAGCTAAAGCAGTACTTTCCCGATCAGCTGTTAAGTGAATGGGTAAACGTTGAAGGCAGCTTCGACGGTGAATCGCTTTTCAGTGCGTTGCGGTCGTTTTTTTACGATGACCCGGTATTGCAGGAGTTATACGAAAAACGGTATCACGCGCCATTGCTGGCGAAATTTTGCGAGAGGGTGTGCGCCGACCGACAACTGGCGCAGCACCTCTGGATATTGCACCTGAGTGCTCCGAGAATATTTGAACGGGCGTTGTTCGGCGCCTGGTTCATGGTGGCTTTGTTGGCGAGGCTGGGAGATGAAGCTGAGTTGTATGATGGCTTCGTCGCTGGTTTAGTGCACGATTTAGGCTTGCTATACCTGGACCCTCAGGTGCTCATCGAGGGGCACAACAGCGACTCGGACTTGTGGCGAGCCTTCATCCAACATCCAGAAGTTGGTGCAGAAGTTATCACTTGGTTTGATGAGGTATCTGCGCCAGTCGTGCGCGCAGTAAAAGAGCATCACGAAGAACTGGATGGTACGGGGTTTCCACAGGGTAAGCTGGCCAAGCAACTTGCGCCTCTAGGCCGCTACCTGCAGCTTCTGGATAGCCTGCACGCGGTGTATACCAAGTATTTTCGGCCGCGAGCACGGACGTTGGCAGACGTCACACCCATAGTGCAAATGAATCACCTGTGCAAACCAGGGCAGCCCGCCGCTGAGCTCATATTACTGTTGCGCGAGGGCATGGCTTCGCAATCCTGCAGCGTGCCAGAGAACCTGATGCCAATACTGATTGGCCAGGTTAGAGCCAGACACTTCTACATCAAACAATTCGTTGCTCAGGCAGATGTATTCCTTGAGCAAAATCAGTTAGCGATTGCCAACGCGCGTTTCTTCGCACTTCACAACCTGCTGGAACACATTGCAATGGCGATGAAGCAATCCGGGTTGATCAATGACGGCTACATCCGCTGGCTTGATCAGGTTGAGAAAGAGCAGCTCGTTCACGCCTACAAAGAAGTTGAAGATGTTTTTCTCATGATGCAGGAAATTCTTTACCACATACGCCGATTTACCTTGCAGTTGCGCAGGTTTAGCGAAATTGAGGAAAAGGAAAGAACGAAGTTGACGGCGATATGGGCGCCCAATAAAACCATACCGCTGGTTGCACCAACGCCGGCTGAGCCGTCTCAAAGCATGCATCAGTCGCTGTTGGGCTTCACCGGGACCAAGGAGCCAGAATTGCCCCCTGAATTGGAATCACTCTGGCTGGCGCAGGTGCGCCAACTCAGGAAGCGCTGA
- the ribE gene encoding 6,7-dimethyl-8-ribityllumazine synthase, translating to MTIKIIEGDFKSATGKYALLVSRWNSFVVEHLKEGALDTLRRHGVSDDDIEIVYAPGAFEFPLAAQKLAASGDYDAIVALGAVIRGGTPHFDYVAGECTKGLAQVSLATGIPVAFGVLTVDSIEQAIERSGTKAGNKGSEAAETALEMVSLLGKL from the coding sequence ATGACCATAAAAATTATTGAAGGTGATTTTAAATCCGCAACCGGCAAATATGCTCTTTTGGTAAGCCGCTGGAACAGCTTTGTGGTCGAGCATTTGAAAGAGGGCGCGCTGGATACACTGCGTCGTCATGGTGTGAGTGATGACGACATCGAAATTGTTTACGCCCCAGGCGCGTTTGAATTTCCTCTGGCGGCGCAGAAGCTGGCTGCCAGCGGCGATTACGACGCAATTGTTGCGTTGGGCGCGGTGATTCGCGGGGGTACGCCGCACTTTGACTATGTTGCCGGCGAATGTACTAAGGGGCTCGCCCAGGTCTCACTGGCAACCGGTATCCCGGTAGCGTTTGGTGTCCTCACTGTGGATTCAATCGAGCAAGCCATTGAGCGATCGGGTACCAAGGCGGGCAACAAAGGTAGCGAAGCGGCAGAAACCGCGCTGGAAATGGTGTCGTTGCTCGGCAAATTGTAA
- a CDS encoding DMT family transporter has translation MSRFFLPLNTGFGALYLSVFLLSVNGLFARSIELDSTSITQLRSVIAGGAIIALCLLQKRSLLVAPRSLLVVYFLGVLLGLHWVTYFQAMQSSSVAVGILALFTHPVFTVLLEPIFQGRRPEGKDLLAALVVAGGITVMVSAQLGGSDQLSAEQIRTGVFWGVGSALLFAFRNTAQKYWLHHVPSTSLMFHQVLVVALMLAAFTDWSAVSGMAPINWLLLLLLGSFCTAGAHTFVSVALKHLPAKTVALISCLQPVLAALFAWLILSEKPAIQVLLGGAIIVAVAAFESRTQHKSE, from the coding sequence ATGTCACGATTTTTTCTGCCGCTAAACACCGGCTTCGGTGCGCTCTACCTGTCTGTTTTTTTGTTGAGTGTGAACGGTCTGTTTGCGCGCTCAATCGAACTGGATTCCACATCAATCACCCAGCTGCGCAGCGTTATCGCCGGTGGTGCAATAATCGCTCTCTGCCTGCTTCAAAAGCGCTCGCTGTTGGTCGCCCCCCGATCCCTGCTGGTGGTTTATTTCCTGGGTGTTTTACTGGGCCTACATTGGGTGACGTATTTCCAGGCCATGCAGAGCTCATCCGTAGCCGTGGGAATTCTCGCACTGTTTACCCACCCGGTATTTACGGTGCTTCTGGAACCGATATTCCAAGGCCGCCGCCCCGAGGGAAAAGACCTGCTTGCGGCACTCGTCGTCGCCGGAGGCATTACCGTCATGGTGTCAGCACAATTGGGCGGTAGCGACCAGCTCAGTGCCGAGCAGATACGCACCGGCGTATTCTGGGGCGTGGGCTCGGCGTTGCTGTTCGCGTTCCGCAACACCGCCCAAAAATACTGGTTGCACCATGTCCCCAGCACCAGTTTGATGTTTCACCAGGTGTTGGTTGTCGCCCTCATGCTGGCTGCGTTCACCGACTGGTCGGCCGTATCGGGTATGGCACCCATCAATTGGCTGTTACTGCTTCTTTTGGGAAGTTTTTGTACTGCGGGAGCGCACACATTTGTCAGTGTCGCCCTTAAACACCTGCCCGCAAAAACCGTGGCCTTAATCAGCTGCCTGCAGCCGGTTTTAGCTGCATTGTTTGCGTGGCTGATTTTGTCAGAAAAGCCGGCGATCCAGGTGTTGCTCGGGGGCGCAATCATTGTCGCTGTCGCCGCATTCGAATCCCGTACCCAACACAAAAGCGAGTGA